GAGGTCGGCCTCGCCTTGGCCGGTCGCGCCGGTGCCCGGCTGGCCGACGTCTTCGGCGCGAAGGTCAGCCGGAATACGGTCCTGCGGCTGGTCGATGCCCTCCCGGAACCCCCGCCGCAGGTCCCGCGTGTGGTCGGCGTCGACGAGTACGCGATGCGCAAGGGCTGTATCTACGGGACCGTTTTGGTCGACGTCGAGACTCGCAGGCCGGTGGACCTCCTGCCGGATCGCGAGGCAGGCACTGTTGCGGCCTGGCTGGCCGAGCGCCCGGGGATCGAGGTCGTCTGCCGTGACCGTGCCCCGTTCTTCGCCGAGGGCGCCAGGACCGGGGCGCCCACGGCGGTCCAGGTCGCAGACCGGCTCCACCTCTGGCGCAACCTCGGCGAAGCGGCCGAGCGGTGCGTCTCCCGCCACCGCTCGTGCCTCCGCGCGACCTTCAGCGCATCGGAACCGGAGCTGGCTGCGGCCCCGGCCGAGAGCGGGTCGCCGTGGCCCACCGGGCACCGGTTCGCCGACCGCACCCGCGCCAAGCACGCCACCGTCCACGCGCTGCTGGCTGCCGGCCACAGCAGACGCTCCATCCAGCGCCAGCTCGGCATGACCTACGGCACCGTCCAACGGCTGGCCGACGCCGCACGGCCGGAAGACCTGTTCCACGGGCAGTGGCAGAACCGCAGGACCAAACTCGACGACTTCAAGACCCACCTGCACGACCGGTGGGCCGAAGGCTGCACCAACGCCTGGACCCTCTGGGAAGAGATCAAGGAACACGGCTACACCGGCGGCTACGGAGCCGTCCGCGCCTACCTCCAGCCGTTCCGCACATCCCCGACAGCACCGGCCGCCCGTCCGCCATCCCCGCGCACGGTCACCGGCTGGATCCTGACCCACCCCGACACCCTGCCGGAGGGCGAACGCCTGAAGCTCAAGTCCGTCGTCGCCGGCTGCCCTGAGCTGGATGCCCTCGCCGGGCACGTCCGCACCTTCGGGCAGATGCTCACCCAGCTCCAGGGTGACCAGCTCCCACAGTGGATCAAAGCGGTTCGCGCCGACGACCTACCCAGCCTTCACGCTTTCGTCAACGGCCTCGAACGCGATCTCGCCGCCGTCACCGCCGGCCTCACACTGCCGTGGAGCTCCGGCGTCGTTGAAGGCCACGTCAACCGGATCATTCTGTGGAATCAGCTCTGTCAAGCAGCGGACGTCATCCGGTGGCTGACAGGGTCTGCTGTGTGGCCGCCGCTCGAACAACGGCCTCTTCAACCTGGTGTCGACCGGCTTCACCTCGACTCCAGATGAATACGCGCCAACGACGTGGCGCGTCGCTGCTCCAGTTCCGGAACTCTTCGACCGCGACGTTGTCGGAGAGCCGCCATCGGATGGTGCTGCCTGATGCTTCGGGAATGTCGGTGAGGCCGTCGAGCTGTTCGGCGAGTGCGAAGCTGTCGACCTCTGCGGTGGTGCGGTCCCAGGTCGAGACGGCGTCGGCGAGGGCATGGGATTCGATGAGTGCCGGGATGGACGGGGCGATTTCGAGGAACGTGCCGCCTCCATCGTCCACCCCGACTCGTCCGTCCGTATGCACTAGGTAGCGCACTGGAGAGGAGACACGTTCCCCGAACCAATCGAAGTACCAGCCATCGGCGGAGCCGGACCACATGCCCTGGCCCAGGTCGTAGTGCCAGTCACGAAGCACCTCGCGGCGTTCGCCCTCGACGGTGTAGCTGCTTCGCACCTGGTAGCGCAGTCCGCCGTACTTCTGCTCGAATCCCTCCCGGCGGATCACGAGCATCATGGGTGTGGGAACCAACTGGCCGAAGCAGTCCCGGACCCGCAGGAACTCGGTGGAGAGCCGGGGTTCCGACGGATCATCGCGCCAGCCGGTTCGTTCAAGCAGACTCTTTGCACGAGAGGAAAGACCGGTGAGGTCATCCAGGATGTGCATCCTGCACTTCTTTTCCCAAGACAGGGGCATGGATTCGTAGGACCGCACGATACTCGGTCGAGGTGACTCGGTGCAGTTCGAACCACAGTGGCCGTGACCGTCGTGGGTTCAGCATTGACCTCCCGGACCGCACTCTCGGGGACGGGCGGTCACGTTGACGACCGGCAGCAGTGTCGCGGTAGCTGGGACGCCGATCTGACGTGGCGTAGGCCCTGCTGGCGTGGGGGCATTGGCAAGCCGTTCCAGTAGCTGGTCCAGAGCGGCCTGGCCGTCGTCGACGGCGGCTCGTTCGTCGTCGGTGAGTGGGATGGCCACGAGCATCTTCTGCAGGTTCTCCTTTGCCTCCAGCAACTGGCCCTTGCTGGAGGCCTTCGGCGTGTAGAAGTCGCAGCGCGCGCAGGCCATTCGGTGCTGGCATTGCTCGAAGAATGTGTAGCTGCAGTAGCCGTGTCCGAGGTCGTAGTGCTGCCAGGGTTCGCCGGCCGCGGCGGCGCCGGAGGCCACGGCGTCGCGGTCGACCAGGACCTCAATGGTGCGCACGTTGCGCTCGAAGTAGCCGGCTTCGGAGTAGGCCTTGGACAGGGTGTTCGGTGTGATCTTCGCGTAGTACTGGGTGGATTGCGGGGAACGGCGCCCGAGCCAGGCCTGCAGCTCGAACAGGGTCATCGGTTCCTTGGCGTTGTAGAGCTGGCTGGCGATGGTGGACCGGGCGCGGTGGCTGGTGATATTGCCGCGGACGTCAGCGGCCGGGACTCCGGCCTTGCGGCAGAGCATCGGGATGATCGTGTCGTTGATGTAGCTGGTGGAGACGCGGCGGGCCCGGACGGCGAACAGCGGGTCGACCAGCTCGCCGGTGCGGCGGTCGGTGAATTTCGGCTGGTCGGGGCGCGCAGCCTGTCAGGCGTCGACGGCCTGGCCGAGGATCGGGTCGACCGGCTTGGTGAAGGCGGTGCCGGTCTTGTGGGTGGGGACGTCGAGCAGGCAGACCGCGTCGCGGGCCAGGACCTGCTGCGAGTCGCCGTCGATGGGTGTCCCGTCGTGCTGCCAGCGGATGCAGCCCACCTTCAGCCGGGCGATCTCGTTGCTGCGTTGTCCGGAGAACAGCCAGGTCAGCGTGACCGCGCGGACCAGTTCGAAAGGGTAGAAGTGCCCGGAGCGGGCCTGGGGGAGGTCGGCGGGTTCCAGGTTCAGGCCCGCCCACAGCAGCTTCGCCCAGACCTCGTCGGCGATCACCCTGGGGTCGGGTCCGAGGAGGGCGGTGATGCTGCGGGGAATCGCCAACGCGCGAACGGGATCGAAGCGGCGGGGCAGCAACTCCCATTCCTGGCAGTCCCGGAAGAACGTCCGTAGCGCGGTGATCTGCCCGGCTTTGCTGGGCGCTTCCAGCGGCTTGCCGAGACGGTCGCCCAGCCCGATCGTGCGCTGGACGTAGTCGCCGACCTTCATTCGGTCCAGCGCGGCGATCCACGAAGCGCAGGTCTGCCGGGTCCAGTCGGCCGGATCGGCGGCGTCGGGCTGTTCGGCGGCGATCCACCGGCCGACCTTGAGCAGGTTGGAGCGGACGCTGCCGCGAACGCGCGGGCTCAGCGTCGAGGTGGTGTGCCAGCGGTCGGCCCACTGTTCCCAGATCGGCGCGCCGCCGCTGGCCCGGGCCGAGTGGCGGCCGGTGCCGGGACGCGGAGGATCACAGAATCCGAGCTCGGCGACCGCCCGCTGCATCGCGTGCAGGGTGTTCAGCCGACTGCCTTCCAGCAGCCCGTCGCGGCGGACCCGGTCGAACAGTGTGGTGTCCAGATCCTCAAGATGCGGGCTGCGGTTGAGCAGGAACAGCTGGCAGGCCACCATCGGCAGCAGGGTGTCCTCGTCCCGGCCGAGCCGGTAGCCCCAGGCGCCCAGGACCGTACGAAGTCGTGCGACCTCGCCGTTGACGTGGTCGCGTCCGAAGATGCGCCAGGCCAGGGTGAGCCGCTGGAAGCTGCCGAGCCGGTGGAACTCGTTGAAGCCGCCGAGCAGGTAGGCGTGCGCCGCGAGGTAGGGGCGGACCTCGTCGCCCGCCCAGGCGGGCGCGTGCCGGCGGAACTCGGCCTGAGTGCGGCCGAGCAGGTGGAACCATTCCTCCTCGGTCCAGCCCCAGAAGGTCCTGCCGGTCTCCGCGCACCGCGTCAGCAGCACCGCGACCACGTCGAGCATGGCCCGTCGGCGGTGCGGGGTGGGCGGGGAGTCCAGTGCGGCGTTGACCGCCTCCAGCGGACCCAGCAGTCGCGCGATCACGCGCCAGCCCGGCGCGGACGGGTCGTGGTACTACAGTCGCCGCAGATTGCGTATGCCCAGGTCGGCCACGGCCCTGGCCTCGGCGGGTCGCACCGCCACCGCGGCGGTGTCGCGGGGCGGGGAGATCGGCGAGGACCAGCGTCCGGCCCCGTCCTCGGCGGCGATGGCCGGCAGTGGTGCGGTCACCGCGACACCTCCGCCGTCGTGCCGTCCGCGGAGGTGAGCATCTGTATTCGCCAGGCATGGATGTGCTCCATGCCGCGGGCCAGCTTGTCGGCGAGGTCCCGGCCGGACAGGTGTACGTACTGAAGAGTGGAATCGGTGTTGCGGTGGCCGGCGAAGGTCGCGATCGCGTGCAACTCCCAACCCATCCGGGCCAGATCGGTCAGACACAGGTGCCGGGTTGTGTGGGTCGAGAACCGCGGGACACCGGCTGCCAGGGCGATCCGGCGGACCACCTTCGACCAGGTCCACAGGGTCAGCGGCTGTCCGTGGTTGCGCCGGAACGCCGACAGGAACAGCGGCCCCCTGGCCCGGCTGACCGTGGCCCGGTGGGCGAGGTAGGCCGACATCAGCACGCCGGTCGACGCCGAGTACGGCACCACCCGCTCCAGGCGGTTCTTCGTCGTCTCCGCCCGCACCCTCAGCGTCCGGTGGGCCGGATCGAGGTCGTCGGTCCGCAGCGAGCACAGCTCCTCCCGCCGCAGCGCGGAATCGTAGGCCAGGGCCAGCATCACCCGGTTGCGGACCGGCTCCTCCCGCGCGACCTGCAGGATCCCCAGCCACTGCTGTTCGCTCGGGATCCACGGCAGCTTCGTCAGCCGCGGCACCAGCCCGCGCTGTTGCCCGCCCCGCTGGCGGCCAGGGGTGTAGCGGCCGCGGCCCACCGGGTTCGACTCGCGCAGACCCTCCTCCATGAGGAAGTCGTAGAACAGGCGGACCGGCACCAGGCGCTGCTGGATCGTGGCGTTGGCCAGCCCGGCCCCAGAGTCGATCGCCACCACGTTTGCACCCCGACGGTGCGGCCGTGACGTCAACTCCCTCACGTAGACGGCGATGTGGGCGCAGTTCGCGGTGACCGGGTCGACGTTCTCCCGTTCGCACATCAGCAGGTACTCGGCCAGCCCGCGGGCGTAGGCGTCGATCGTCCTCGGCGCCCGACCGAGATCAGTCCAGGTCTGCAGCCACACTGCTGCCTGCTCGTGCCGGCCCAGCACCGGCCACTTCTCCGTCAGCACCGTCGTGCCGCTCAAGCCATCTCCCAAGTTCGTGGTTGCACCGAGGAGACATGATCACCCCGGACAGATTCCACGTAACTTTTAAAATGATCAAGCGTCAGATGTACGGCCGCGCCGGCTTCGACCTGCTGCGGAAGCGAGTCCTGCTCGCCTGACTGCAGCTCTGTCGGTCGGGTCGTTCAGCTGAGCGCGAGCGGCGCGGGATCCAGGGCCAGCTTGCTCCGGCATGAGTCGACAGCTCGCGTGACCCATGCGGCGACGGCGTCGCGATCTGGCGCGATCGCGTGAAGCTCACGTGCCTTCTCCTGGGCTTCGACCATCCACGGGGCCAGCGGGTCTTCCCGGAGGACGCGCTCGAAGTGATCGCGGGCCGCGTCCGGATTACCGATCAGGGCAGCTGCGATTCCGGCGTCGAAGCTGTCCCAGAGGAATCCCCGCCGCACAGGCCTGGACATCAAGTACCGGGCGGCGCCTGGCAGAGCCAGGAACTTCTCCCTCAGCGCCACCACGCTCGCAGCCGCCTGCCGGCTGAGGTCGAGCGCCACCCGCGTGAACTGGTCCTCTGTGCGAAACAGTTCGGAGCCGACCCGGACTCCTTCCACGTGGAAGGCCAGGTGGTCCACGTCGTGCCACAGCCACATCGCACCGACGTACAGACCGCTGCCGGCAGTCCGCGGCGGGGTGAACTCCACGACCCCGAGCCACCATCCGTGATCATCAATCCACAGCCGCGACCGCCCTTGCTGGTTCAGGCCGAGCGGCTTCAGGGACTCCCGCGCCGCCGAGGTGATGATCCGGAGGGCCGAACTGCGATCTGCCATGACCGGCATTATTGATCGTCTTACCGACACCTCCATCAGCACCGAGCGTCACCGTCCCACAAAAGTTGGACCAGAGCCCGTTTTCACCTATGCAGCCAAGGGGGTCATCACCCCCGTGTCGCCGTCCTGGGCGCACGAGAACGCGGCCGAGGTGGTGCGCCGGCAGCCGACCCCGCGGCTGGAGGAACTCGGCCTGGTCCCCGGCTCCGGCACCCTCGACCTGCCCGGCAGCGCGAACTGGTTCATCCCCGACCTGGCGGTCGTCCCGCTGCTGGTGGTCCGTCAGCAGCGCGAGTGCACCGTCTTCTCCGACCCCGGCCGCCTCGGTTGCGCGGAGGTCGACGGCCCCCACCCCTTCGGCAGCCCCGTCCGCCTCCCCGCCCCGTTCGACCCGGACCCGGACACCGGCCGTTTCCGAAACCGGACCCGCCGCGTCCGGCCCGATGACGGGGGGAGTGGCGGACCCCTCCGGTGGGGAGGGGTACGGTCGAGGCAGACGCACGGGAGGGCAGGGGCATGACGGCGACAGCGGAGACCGGGGCGTTGCGCGTGCCGCGCAGCATCAACGGCATCGAGCAGGCGCTCACGTACGAGGAGCGGGCCCGGTTCTACGGCGAGCTCGGGCCCGTCGAGGACCCGGCGGACCGGGAGGCCGTGATCACCGCGTGGTGGCTGCGGGCCATGTCCGGCGCCTACGGGAGCGATCGGAGCGGGTTCCGGGCGGCGGTCGCGCCGGTGCTCGCCACCGGGCGGGCGCAGCAGGCCGGGGCTGCCGCGTGAGCGGTTGGCGGATATGGCTCCAGGACCAACCCGCGCACACCATGGTCGCGATCTCGAAGGCGGACGACATCCTCTTCGCCCTCGTCACCGCCTCCCTGGTGCTCCTCGACGACCGGGCCGGCAGCCCCGTCGACGAATGGGGCGACCTGCGCAACGTCGTCCTGGCGCCCTCCGTCACCGCCGAGGTCTTCGTCAACCCCGACCAGCGCACCATCGACGTGGTGCGCCTGGTCTGGCTCCCCGGCTTCGACGACTGACCGGCCGGCGAGTCCGGTGGACCCCCGGCCCGGGGGCCGGGGGTGGCGGGTCAGAGGGCGGGGGTCAGGCGGGGGGTGCGGTCCTCGACGGCCTGGGCGGCGTCCAGGACGAGTTCCTCCTCGAAGCGGCCGCCGATCAGCTGGACGCTCATCGGGAGGCCGTCGACCAGGGCGGCGGGGACGGTGGCGGCGGGGAAGCCCAGGATCGGGACGGCCGCCATCGGCCACTGGGCGGCGACCAGGGCGGCGGCGCGTTCGGGGGAGGCGAGGTCCGCGTCCTGTTCGAAGGGCGGCTCGGCGCTGACCGGGGTGAGCAGCAGGCGTTCGCGGCCCAGGAGTTGCTGGAGTTCGGTGATCAGCGCGGCGCGCCGCGACCAGCCGTGGATGTACGTGCCCAGCGCGGGGGCCTCCCCCCACTCGGCGGCCGCGGCGGCGAAGGAGTAGGCCAGCGAGGTGCGCACGCCCGGGTCGCCGACCCGGTCGACCAGCGGCATGGTCGGGCGGAAGTCCTCGTAGATCAGCAGGGACCAGAGCCGGGCCGCCTCGGCGAGCAGCGGGAGGCCGTCCAGTTCCTCGACCCGGTAGCCGGCCTCGGTGAGCTTGCCGACGGCCGCGTCGATCGCCCGTTCCACCGCCGGGTGGTTGGGGACGGTGCCGATCGAGCGCACCACCGCGACCGCCGGGAGGGTGCCGGGCGCGGGGCGCTCCGGCAGGGCGGGGACGCCGACCGGGTCGCGCAGGTCGGGGGTGGTCATCACGCGCAGCGCGAGGCGGGCGTCCGCGACGGTGCGGGCCAGCGGGCCCTCGACCGCGCAGGACTGCACGGTCAGCGGCATCACCAGCTGCTGACGCCCCGCCGGGGTGTCGACGAAGACCGGCGCGGCCCAGTTGGAGACCCGGCCGACCGTCGGGCGGATGCCCACCACGCCGCAGCAGGCGGCCGGGTAGCGGATCGAGCCGCCGATGTCGTTGCCCTGGGCGAGCGGGGTCATCCCGGCGGCCAGGCCCGCCGCCGCGCCGCCGCTGGAGCCGCCGGGAGTGCGGTCGGGGGCCCAGGGGTTGAGGGTCCGGCCGTGCAGGTCGTTGGTGCTGAACCAGCGGTAGGAGAACGCGGGCGCGTTGCTGCGGCCCAGGAAGACCGCGCCCGCGCCGCGCAGCGCCGCCACGCAGGCGGCGTCCTCGGCGGCCGGGGTGCCGGCCAGCGCGGCCACGCCGTGCGAGGAGGCGAAGCCGCGCTGGTCGGTGTTGATCTTCGTGGAGACGGGGACGCCGTGCAGCGGCCCGAGGTCCTCGCCGGCGGCGGTGCGCCGGTCGGCCTCGCGGGCGGCGGCCAGGCTCTCCTCCGGGCGGAGGTCGGCCAGCGCGTTGACGGTCGGGTTGACGGCCTCGACGCGGTCCAGGCAGGACCGCACGAGCTCGGTGGCGGAGAGGGACCGGTCGCGGATCGCGGCGGCGGCCTCGACGGCCGTGAGCTGCCACGGCCGGGTGGAGAGGGAGTGGTTGTCCATGAACGCCTCTACGAGGGCGCGCGCTCCGGCGGAACGCGCGGAGGGGGAGTGCTGACGCACAAGATGTGACGACGTTATGCAACAACGTTTGATGAAGTCAAGGTCCGGGGCCCGCGCCCCCGCATCGGTGCGGGCGCGCCCCACCCCGGCCCGGCGAGCACGCCCCGGCCCGGCGAGCACGCCTCAGGCCCGGCCGGTGAGCAGGCGCACCGCGGTGCGGGCGGCGTTCGCGCCGCGGGGGGCGGGCCAGTGCGCCGGGTCCTCCAGGGTGGAGAGCCAGTAGCCGCGGAAGAGCAGGTGGAGCAGGTCCGCGGCGCCGGGGTCGGTGATGCCGGCCTCGGCGAGCAGCGGGTCGAGGGCGGCCCGGTGGTCGCGGGCGAGTTCGGCGACCAGGACGGCGGCGTCGGAGCCGTCGCCCTCGCTGACGATCTCGGCGAGCAGGCGCCGCATCACCTCGTCGTCGCGCTCGGTGGTGCACATCCACTCGGCCAGGGCCAGCAGGCGGTCCGGGCTGCTGTGCCCGGCGAGCAGGGCCTCGGTCTCCCCGGCCCAGTGGCGCTCCGCGTGGCGCAGGGCGTTGGCGATCAGGGCGGAGCGGGTGGGCAGGTAGTTGGTGATCATCGCGGTGGAGCCGCCGAGTTCCTGCGCCACGGCGCGGATGGTGACGGCCCGGACGCCGCGGGTGCGGGCGACCTCGATGGTGGCGTCGGCGATCCGGGCCAGGCGGTCTTCCTGGTCGACCTCGATCGGCATCGGCGTACTCCTCCGGAAAGTGTTGACCGGGTGGCGGGCAGGTGCAATCTTGTCATACAACAACGTTGCACAACGCCGTTGCATGACGTCGCCGGCGAAGTCCCCCGGCGCGCGTCCGCCCGTTGCGCACCCCCTGCCACGCCCTCCAGGCCGGAGCGACACCCCCATGCCATCCCCCGAACACCCGCCCCTCGCCATCGAGCGGATCGTCCCCGCCCCCGTCCCCTCGCAGGCCCGCCAGCACCTGGTGCGGGTCCGCGACGGCGTCCGCCTCGCCACCGACGTCTACCTGCCGCAGGACGGCGGCCCGCAGTGGCCCACCGTGCTGATCCGGCTGCCGTACGACAAGAACAGCCGCTACGTGTTCACCGACCGGATCGCCGCGCGCCTCACCGCCCGCGGCTACGCCGTCGCCGTGCAGGACGTGCGCGGCAAGTTCCGCTCCGAGGGCGGGACGCTGCCGTTCGTCCACGAGTCCGCCGACGGGTACGACACCATCGAGTGGACCACCCGGCAGGACTGGTCGGACGGCCGGGTCGGGATGTTCGGCGACTCCTACTACGGCTTCACCCAGTGGGCCGCCGTCGCCGCCGGGCACCCCGCGCTGCGGGCCGTCGTCCCGCGGGTCACCACCGCCGACTTCAGCGCGATGTTCCGCCACGGCGGACGCGAACTGCCGCCCCCGCCCTGGCGGGAGGGCGTGACGTACTTCGCCCACCACTGGGTGGGCCGGGACACCTACGAGTACCGGGCCGACCCGGCGGCCCGGCCCGCGATCGCGCCGTACGAGCAGGCGTTCCGGCAGATCGGCGACCGCTCGGCCTGGTTCACCCTACTCGCGCCGCACCGGGTCGACCTGTGCACCCAGTTCGGCCGGCACCCGTTCGACGCCCGGCCGGTGCCGGTGCTGCACTGCGTCGGCTGGTACGACAACATCGTCCGCGCCCACCTCGCCGACTACCTGGAACTCGCCGCCCGCCCCGAGTGGGACGCCGTGCAGTACCTGTGGGCCGGGGCCGTCGACCACGAGAACTACCGGCTGGCGCTGGCCCCCGTCGCCCCGCCGGACGACCACGCCGAGGACGAGCGGGCCCTGGAGCGGATGCTCGACGACTACCTCGGCCCGGCCCTCGACTTCCTCGACGTGTTCCTCCAGGGCAGCCGGAACGCCGATGAACTCCCCAAGGTCGCCTGGGAGTTGGGCCACGCCGGCTGGCGCACCGCCGACACCTGGCCGCCGCCCGGAACCCGCCCGCTCACCCTGCACCTGGACGGCGCCCACCTGGCCGCCGGCCCGCTGCCCGGCGGCGCGCTGACGGCCCGCCCGCCCCGGGAACAGCGGTGCGCCCGCTGGACGCACGACCCGGACGCCCCCGTCCCGTCCCTGGTCGAGAACTCCTTCGCCTACCTGCACACCCACCCCGACCTGGCCGCCCCCGCCGCCCGCCCCGACGTGCTGGCCTTCACCGGCGAGGCGCTGGCCGAACCGCTCGACCTGGCCGGGCCGGTCGAGGCCGAGCTGCACGTGGACGGCGAGGCCCCCGTGTTCGACGTGTTCGCCAAACTCGCCGACCTCGCCCCCGACGGCACCGCCCGGCTGATCGTCCGCGGCCAGGTGCAGGCCACCGCCGCCGGACCGGTGCACATCGACCTCGCGCACACCGGCTACCGGGTCCGCGCCGGACACCGGCTGCTGCTGCTGGTCGCCGCCTCCGACTTCCCGCTCTTCCTGCCCGCCACCGGCACCGGCGACAACCCGTGGACCGCCACCGAGGCCCGCCCCGTCGTCCAGCGCCTGCACACCGGCGGCCCCCGGCCCTCCCGGCTGACCGTCACCGTCCTGCCCACGAGCGCCGGTTGACGCCCGCCCCAGCCCGCCCCCGTCCGCCCCCGTCCGCCGGCACCCGCCGACACCCCCGACCACCGACCCCCACAGGAGCACCCCCTCATGCACGCTCCCCGCGCCGCCGCCGCCCGCAGAGCCGAGCCCCGCAGAGCCGAGCCCCGCGCAGCCGCGACCCGCAGAACCGCCCTCCTCGCCCTGGCCTGCGCCCTCGCGCTGACCGCCTGCGGCTCGGCCGGCGCCCCCGGCGGCGGCAGGCCCGCCGAACTCACCGAGTTCACCCCCGCCGCCACCGGCCGGGTCGACCACGCCGCCTGGAACCTGCCCACCGGCGAACCGCTCAGCCTCGACCCCGCCAAGGCCGGCGACTACGCGCCCAGCACCGTGGTCTCCAACCTGTGCGACCCACTGCTGCGCCTGCACGCCGACTACACCTACGGCCCCGGCCTGGCCACCGGCTGGACCTGGAGCGACCCCACCACCCTGGTGCTCGACCTGCGCGCGGACGTGACGTTCTGGGACGGCAACCCGATGACCTCCGCCGACGTGGTCGCCAGCCTCAAGCGCCAGCAGGACCCGGCCACCCGCAGCGTCAACGCCGACGCCCTGCGCAACGTCACCGCGATCACCGCCGACGGGCCGCACCGCGTCACCGTCCGCTTCAAGCAGCCCGACCAGCTGTTTGTCAAAGCGCTCACCAACGGCTTCGGCGCCGTCAGCGAGGCGAGCTACCTGGCCACCGCGGGCGCCGACTACGGCACCCCCGGCGGCGGACTGATGTGCACCGGCCCCTACCGGCTGGGGCAGTGGAAGGCCGGCGAGTCGATCGGCATCACCAGCACCGGCACCTACTGGGACCCCGCCCTGCAGCCCAAGGTCGGGGAACTGACCTTCCGCTTCATCACCGACGGCTCCACCCTCACCGGCGCCCTGCTCTCCGGCGAGGTCGACGGCTCCTACGAGGTCAACACCGCCACCGCCCGCGCCGTCGCCCGCTCCACCGCCGGCACCCTCTACCGCGGCGCCTCCGCGCAGACCGTCTTCCTCACCCCCACCGGCCCCGACTCCCCGCTCGCCGACCCGCACACCGTCCAGGCCCTGCAACTGCTGCTCGACCGCGACGCCCTGATCCGCAACGTGTACGACGGCGCCGCCCAGAAGCTCAAGACCTTCGTGCCCGCGCTGGTCCGCGCCCACGACCCCGCCGCCGCGACCTACGCCCGGGGCTACGACGCCCTGCCGCCCGTCCCCGCCGTCGACCTCGACCGGGCCCGCGCCGCCATCGCCCAGTCCGCCAACCCCCGCTACAGCCTCACCGTCGCCACCGCCGCCGGCGACCAGCAGTCCCTCCAGACGCTCACCTTCCTCCAGGACGCCGCCCGCCGGATCGGCCTGGACATCCGGATCGAACAGCTCCAACCCACCCAGCTCTCCGGCCTGTTCTACGACCCGGCGCTGCGCCGGGGCCTGGACGCCGTGATCGTGCTCGGCTACGTCGAACTGCCCGACCCGGCCTCCTACGTCCAGCAGATGACCGATCCCGGCTCGCTGTTCAACTGGGTCGGCTACCGCAACGACACCGTCACCGCCGCCCTCGCCGAGGCCCGCGCCGCCACCGACCCCGCCCGGGCCGCCGACGCCTTCAACCGGGCCCAGGCCGCGTTCGTCCA
This is a stretch of genomic DNA from Kitasatospora fiedleri. It encodes these proteins:
- a CDS encoding ABC transporter substrate-binding protein, giving the protein MHAPRAAAARRAEPRRAEPRAAATRRTALLALACALALTACGSAGAPGGGRPAELTEFTPAATGRVDHAAWNLPTGEPLSLDPAKAGDYAPSTVVSNLCDPLLRLHADYTYGPGLATGWTWSDPTTLVLDLRADVTFWDGNPMTSADVVASLKRQQDPATRSVNADALRNVTAITADGPHRVTVRFKQPDQLFVKALTNGFGAVSEASYLATAGADYGTPGGGLMCTGPYRLGQWKAGESIGITSTGTYWDPALQPKVGELTFRFITDGSTLTGALLSGEVDGSYEVNTATARAVARSTAGTLYRGASAQTVFLTPTGPDSPLADPHTVQALQLLLDRDALIRNVYDGAAQKLKTFVPALVRAHDPAAATYARGYDALPPVPAVDLDRARAAIAQSANPRYSLTVATAAGDQQSLQTLTFLQDAARRIGLDIRIEQLQPTQLSGLFYDPALRRGLDAVIVLGYVELPDPASYVQQMTDPGSLFNWVGYRNDTVTAALAEARAATDPARAADAFNRAQAAFVQDLPIVPLAAPDERLFLNKRLSGAPATFAYVNMPWAAYLGGTR